One Notolabrus celidotus isolate fNotCel1 chromosome 16, fNotCel1.pri, whole genome shotgun sequence DNA window includes the following coding sequences:
- the sema4ab gene encoding semaphorin-4A isoform X1, which translates to MGFLSLLSLSLVLLNFLSPSEAGPTPRVSFSLGSPGRLLTRFSSLDVSNTTTLLLSHDGDVLYVGARDAVLALDVSNEDAITLRSKLDWSPSDKDLEQCSMKGKKLSDCPNFIRVLQFLNSSHIYACGTFAFSPRCTYINSETLAMSLKPDEGRGRCPYDPYQRNTAIIVDGELYTGTVADYRGNRPVISRHLSEGQRVDLKLDDTLGWLEDPTFISSTFIPDEEKIYFFFSEVGREYDFIDKFIVSRVSQICMSDVGGQRTLQRRWTTFAKAQLLCQADNELPYNVIQDIDTLPPAEGTPADDTLFYGIFTSQWSVNSGRSAVCSFRLSDIKSVFSGNYKVLNRDTLQWSTRVQEKVANPGECGLHNASDNALRFVKENFLADDSVRPVGRRLTMVSAEHKYSHLSVQRVQAVNHRDYTVLFLLTESGYLHKAVLLQSGAHIIEEVQVFEQPQPVKSLKLSIPQAVIYVGTSEGVVRVPTVNCSVYWTCPQCVLARDPFCGWDPNSRSCVEVKTSKSTLVQDIDRGNVEEACSSVSLTHRARFSPNKHNAALCPAGELVSVSLNEVVRLQCPPSSRLSQQQWERPNSRLSPDLYLHLEDGSLSFVATPTTLGHYLCLSTENGFQQTMAIYHVKQKSSNPPPSSHPITQAGGRAGPRLLTSEGSQRTESEPEPGEGQIEPTQSSTDPQTPTTEQDRDSPLWTEESGLRGSDFGRERPLMSLRGPCYLKELVVVSVLLVLCVSLLITVLMYVFRQRCRSRTTIQAGTPPRDRRTPVEQEALRGHCGSKRNGKALHSGQAGGLACNGALTGSNGHLPNTPI; encoded by the exons ATGGGGTTCCTCAGCCTGCTGAGCCTCTCTCTGGTCCTGCTGAACTTCCTGAGTCCATCTGAGGCCGGACCGACCCCCAGAGTCTCCTTCAGTCTGG GCAGTCCCGGCAGACTCCTCACCCGCTTCAGCAGCCTCGACGTCAGTAACACCACCACCCTGCTGCTCAGCCATGACGGAGACGTGCTGTATGTGGGAGCCCGCGACGCTGTGTTAGCTTTGGATGTTAGCAATGAGGATGCTATCACACTGAGGAGCAAG ctGGACTGGAGTCCGTCAGATAAAGACCTGGAACAATGCTCCATGAAGGGGAAGAAACTG TCCGACTGTCCAAACTTTATCCGAGTCCTGCAGTTCTTGAACAGCAGCCACATCTACGCCTGTGGGACGTTTGCCTTCAGTCCACGCTGCACCTACATC AACTCAGAGACGTTAGCGATGAGCCTGAAGCCTGATGAAGGCAGAGGTCGCTGCCCGTACGACCCATACCAGCGAAACACCGCCATCATCGTGG ACGGAGAGCTGTACACAGGGACGGTCGCAGACTACAGAGGAAACAGACCTGTGATCTCCAGACACCTGAGCGAGGGCCAACGAGTCGACCTGAAGCTGGACGACACGTTGGGATGGCTCGAGG ACCCGACCTTCATCAGCTCCACGTTTATTCCTGATGAGGAGAAGATCTACTTCTTCTTCAGTGAAGTGGGACGAGAGTACGACTTCATCGACAAATTCATCGTCTCTCGAGTCTCTCAGATCTGCATG AGTGATGTCGGGGGTCAGCGGACTCTGCAGAGACGCTGGACCACATTTGCCAAAGCTCAGCTGCTGTGTCAGGCTGACAACGAGCTGCCATACAACGTCATCCAGGACATCGACACCCTCccaccagcagagggcactccTGCAGACGACACGCTTTTCTACGGCATCTTCACCTCCCAGTG GTCTGTAAACTCGGGACGCTCGGCCGTGTGTTCGTTCCGCCTCAGTGACATCAAATCAGTTTTCTCTGGAAACTACAAAGTCCTGAATCGGGACACGTTACAGTGGAGCACCCGGGTTCAGGAGAAGGTCGCCAACCCAGGAGAG TGTGGTCTTCACAACGCGTCAGATAACGCCCTCCGTTTCGTAAAAGAGAACTTCCTGGCAGACGACAGTGTGCGGCCGGTGGGGAGGAGACTGACGATGGTTTCAGCCGAGCACAAATACAGTCACCTGAGTGTGCAGAGAGTTCAGGCTGTGAACCACAGAGACTACACTGTGCTGTTTCTACTCACAG agtcTGGGTACCTGCACAAAGCGGTGCTGCTGCAGAGCGGGGCTCACATCATAGAGGAGGTTCAGGTGTTTGAGCAGCCGCAGCCCGTCAAGAGTCTGAAGCTCTCCATCCCTCAG GCTGTGATCTATGTGGGCACATCAGAGGGGGTGGTGAGGGTCCCCACGGTGAACTGTTCTGTGTATTGGACCTGTCCTCAGTGTGTTCTGGCTCGAGACCCGTTCTGTGGCTGGGACCCAAACAGCAGGTCCTGTGTGGAGGTCAAAACCTCAAAGAGCACTCT AGTTCAGGACATAGACAGAGGGAACGtggaggaggcgtgcagcagtgTGTCTCTCACACATAGAGCCAGATTCAGCCCCAACAAACATAATGCAG CTTTGTGTCCTGCAGGTGAGCTGGTCTCCGTCTCTCTGAACGAAGTTGTCCGGCTGCAGTGTCCCCCGTCCTCCCGTCTGTCCCAGCAGCAGTGGGAGCGCCCAAACAGCCGCCTGTCCCCGGACCTGTACCTGCACCTGGAGGACGGCAGCTTGAGCTTCGTAGCCACGCCCACCACGCTGGGTCACTACCTGTGCCTGTCCACGGAGAACGGCTTCCAGCAGACCATGGCCATCTACCACGTCAAACAGAAGAGCAGCAACCCCCCACCCAGCTCACACCCTATCACACAGGCCGGGGGCCGGGCGGGGCCCAGACTGCTGACCTCTGAGGGGTCCCAGAGAACCGaatctgaaccagaaccaggagAAGGACAGATTGAGCCCACGCAATCCAGCACAGACCCTCAGACTCCCACCACAGAGCAGGACAGAGActcccccctgtggacagaggaGTCAGGACTCAGAGGGTCTGACTTTGGGAGGGAAAGGCCCCTGATGTCGTTGCGGGGCCCCTGTTACTTGAAGGAGCTGGTAgtggtgtcagtgttgttggtTCTATGTGTCAGCCTGCTCATCACTGTGCTGATGTATGTCTTCAGACAGCGCTGCCGCAGCCGTACAACCATCCAGGCAGGGACCCCCCCCAGAGACAGGAGGACCCCTGTGGAGCAGGAGGCCCTCAGGGGCCACTGTGGGAGCAAACGCAACGGGAAGGCCCTCCACAGTGGACAGGCGGGGGGGCTTGCCTGTAACGGGGCTCTGACGGGGTCTAATGGACATTTACCCAACACCCCCATCTga
- the sema4ab gene encoding semaphorin-4A isoform X2 produces the protein MGFLSLLSLSLVLLNFLSPSEAGPTPRVSFSLGSPGRLLTRFSSLDVSNTTTLLLSHDGDVLYVGARDAVLALDVSNEDAITLRSKLDWSPSDKDLEQCSMKGKKLSDCPNFIRVLQFLNSSHIYACGTFAFSPRCTYINSETLAMSLKPDEGRGRCPYDPYQRNTAIIVDGELYTGTVADYRGNRPVISRHLSEGQRVDLKLDDTLGWLEDPTFISSTFIPDEEKIYFFFSEVGREYDFIDKFIVSRVSQICMSDVGGQRTLQRRWTTFAKAQLLCQADNELPYNVIQDIDTLPPAEGTPADDTLFYGIFTSQWSVNSGRSAVCSFRLSDIKSVFSGNYKVLNRDTLQWSTRVQEKVANPGECGLHNASDNALRFVKENFLADDSVRPVGRRLTMVSAEHKYSHLSVQRVQAVNHRDYTVLFLLTESGYLHKAVLLQSGAHIIEEVQVFEQPQPVKSLKLSIPQAVIYVGTSEGVVRVPTVNCSVYWTCPQCVLARDPFCGWDPNSRSCVEVKTSKSTLVQDIDRGNVEEACSSVSLTHRARFSPNKHNAGELVSVSLNEVVRLQCPPSSRLSQQQWERPNSRLSPDLYLHLEDGSLSFVATPTTLGHYLCLSTENGFQQTMAIYHVKQKSSNPPPSSHPITQAGGRAGPRLLTSEGSQRTESEPEPGEGQIEPTQSSTDPQTPTTEQDRDSPLWTEESGLRGSDFGRERPLMSLRGPCYLKELVVVSVLLVLCVSLLITVLMYVFRQRCRSRTTIQAGTPPRDRRTPVEQEALRGHCGSKRNGKALHSGQAGGLACNGALTGSNGHLPNTPI, from the exons ATGGGGTTCCTCAGCCTGCTGAGCCTCTCTCTGGTCCTGCTGAACTTCCTGAGTCCATCTGAGGCCGGACCGACCCCCAGAGTCTCCTTCAGTCTGG GCAGTCCCGGCAGACTCCTCACCCGCTTCAGCAGCCTCGACGTCAGTAACACCACCACCCTGCTGCTCAGCCATGACGGAGACGTGCTGTATGTGGGAGCCCGCGACGCTGTGTTAGCTTTGGATGTTAGCAATGAGGATGCTATCACACTGAGGAGCAAG ctGGACTGGAGTCCGTCAGATAAAGACCTGGAACAATGCTCCATGAAGGGGAAGAAACTG TCCGACTGTCCAAACTTTATCCGAGTCCTGCAGTTCTTGAACAGCAGCCACATCTACGCCTGTGGGACGTTTGCCTTCAGTCCACGCTGCACCTACATC AACTCAGAGACGTTAGCGATGAGCCTGAAGCCTGATGAAGGCAGAGGTCGCTGCCCGTACGACCCATACCAGCGAAACACCGCCATCATCGTGG ACGGAGAGCTGTACACAGGGACGGTCGCAGACTACAGAGGAAACAGACCTGTGATCTCCAGACACCTGAGCGAGGGCCAACGAGTCGACCTGAAGCTGGACGACACGTTGGGATGGCTCGAGG ACCCGACCTTCATCAGCTCCACGTTTATTCCTGATGAGGAGAAGATCTACTTCTTCTTCAGTGAAGTGGGACGAGAGTACGACTTCATCGACAAATTCATCGTCTCTCGAGTCTCTCAGATCTGCATG AGTGATGTCGGGGGTCAGCGGACTCTGCAGAGACGCTGGACCACATTTGCCAAAGCTCAGCTGCTGTGTCAGGCTGACAACGAGCTGCCATACAACGTCATCCAGGACATCGACACCCTCccaccagcagagggcactccTGCAGACGACACGCTTTTCTACGGCATCTTCACCTCCCAGTG GTCTGTAAACTCGGGACGCTCGGCCGTGTGTTCGTTCCGCCTCAGTGACATCAAATCAGTTTTCTCTGGAAACTACAAAGTCCTGAATCGGGACACGTTACAGTGGAGCACCCGGGTTCAGGAGAAGGTCGCCAACCCAGGAGAG TGTGGTCTTCACAACGCGTCAGATAACGCCCTCCGTTTCGTAAAAGAGAACTTCCTGGCAGACGACAGTGTGCGGCCGGTGGGGAGGAGACTGACGATGGTTTCAGCCGAGCACAAATACAGTCACCTGAGTGTGCAGAGAGTTCAGGCTGTGAACCACAGAGACTACACTGTGCTGTTTCTACTCACAG agtcTGGGTACCTGCACAAAGCGGTGCTGCTGCAGAGCGGGGCTCACATCATAGAGGAGGTTCAGGTGTTTGAGCAGCCGCAGCCCGTCAAGAGTCTGAAGCTCTCCATCCCTCAG GCTGTGATCTATGTGGGCACATCAGAGGGGGTGGTGAGGGTCCCCACGGTGAACTGTTCTGTGTATTGGACCTGTCCTCAGTGTGTTCTGGCTCGAGACCCGTTCTGTGGCTGGGACCCAAACAGCAGGTCCTGTGTGGAGGTCAAAACCTCAAAGAGCACTCT AGTTCAGGACATAGACAGAGGGAACGtggaggaggcgtgcagcagtgTGTCTCTCACACATAGAGCCAGATTCAGCCCCAACAAACATAATGCAG GTGAGCTGGTCTCCGTCTCTCTGAACGAAGTTGTCCGGCTGCAGTGTCCCCCGTCCTCCCGTCTGTCCCAGCAGCAGTGGGAGCGCCCAAACAGCCGCCTGTCCCCGGACCTGTACCTGCACCTGGAGGACGGCAGCTTGAGCTTCGTAGCCACGCCCACCACGCTGGGTCACTACCTGTGCCTGTCCACGGAGAACGGCTTCCAGCAGACCATGGCCATCTACCACGTCAAACAGAAGAGCAGCAACCCCCCACCCAGCTCACACCCTATCACACAGGCCGGGGGCCGGGCGGGGCCCAGACTGCTGACCTCTGAGGGGTCCCAGAGAACCGaatctgaaccagaaccaggagAAGGACAGATTGAGCCCACGCAATCCAGCACAGACCCTCAGACTCCCACCACAGAGCAGGACAGAGActcccccctgtggacagaggaGTCAGGACTCAGAGGGTCTGACTTTGGGAGGGAAAGGCCCCTGATGTCGTTGCGGGGCCCCTGTTACTTGAAGGAGCTGGTAgtggtgtcagtgttgttggtTCTATGTGTCAGCCTGCTCATCACTGTGCTGATGTATGTCTTCAGACAGCGCTGCCGCAGCCGTACAACCATCCAGGCAGGGACCCCCCCCAGAGACAGGAGGACCCCTGTGGAGCAGGAGGCCCTCAGGGGCCACTGTGGGAGCAAACGCAACGGGAAGGCCCTCCACAGTGGACAGGCGGGGGGGCTTGCCTGTAACGGGGCTCTGACGGGGTCTAATGGACATTTACCCAACACCCCCATCTga
- the si:dkey-81h8.1 gene encoding uncharacterized protein si:dkey-81h8.1 isoform X1: MNTPCCSLQSILTHTHTHIDRSDTHLHGADITVDGQLQAIQVVIGGLILCLSASVLQVHEVHFTGDIALFLVVVIQVTLSGSVLIHAGRRPTLFWVKCLLILHLISAAFATAALGLMSKHLPYRQDSYHCEHCRRLELHAVQHCFRKCTGLIEQKCKLLIDGILGTLVIFLVLELLICITVMLFGLSVLAAGGTRTPSQRPTYPKSAPPAATPAPLAQAIPEVYVAPAAAEPSQQVEVVVTEPDSDQVEDISTPPTEPQVEPIEDADTNP; encoded by the exons ATGAACACACcctgctgcagcctgcagagcatcctcactcacacgcacacacatatagacAGGTCTGATACACACCTGCACGGAGCGGACATCACAGTAGACGGACAGCTGCAG GCAATCCAGGTGGTCATCGGAGGTCTGATTCTGTGTCTGAGTGCGTCTGTGCTGCAGGTCCATGAGGTCCACTTCACAGGAGACATCGCTCTCTTCCTCGTCGTGGTCATACAG GTGACTCTGTCTGGCTCAGTGTTGATCCATGCTGGGAGGAGACCAACTCTGTTCTGG GTGAAATGTCTCCTGATCCTTCACCTCATCAGCGCTGCGTTCGCCACAGCCGCTCTGGGTCTGATGTCCAAACACCTGCCCTACCGCCAGGACTCGTACCACTGTGAACACTGCCGCAGGCTGGAGCTGCATGCCGTG CAACATTGTTTCAGGAAATGCACCGGGCTGATCGAGCAAAAGTGTAAA CTGTTGATCGACGGGATCCTTGGGACGCTGGTGATCTTCCTGGTCCTGGAGCTGCTGATCTGTATCACCGTCATGCTGTTTGGGCTGAGTGTCCTCGCTGCAGGGGGAACCAGG acTCCAAGCCAGCGACCTACCTATCCAAAGAGTGCCCCCCCAgctgccacacctgctccacTTGCTCAGGCCATCCCAGAGGTGTATGTTGCTCCAGCTGCAGCCGAGCCATCTCAG CAGGTAGAAGTGGTTGTGACTGAACCAGACTCAGACCAGGTGGAGGACATCTCAACCCCGCCCACTGAACCACAGGTGGAGCCCATAGAAGACGCAGACACAAACCCttga
- the si:dkey-81h8.1 gene encoding uncharacterized protein si:dkey-81h8.1 isoform X2 encodes MNTPCCSLQSILTHTHTHIDRSDTHLHGADITVDGQLQAIQVVIGGLILCLSASVLQVHEVHFTGDIALFLVVVIQVTLSGSVLIHAGRRPTLFWVKCLLILHLISAAFATAALGLMSKHLPYRQDSYHCEHCRRLELHAVQHCFRKCTGLIEQKCKLLIDGILGTLVIFLVLELLICITVMLFGLSVLAAGGTRTPSQRPTYPKSAPPAATPAPLAQAIPEVYVAPAAAEPSQVEVVVTEPDSDQVEDISTPPTEPQVEPIEDADTNP; translated from the exons ATGAACACACcctgctgcagcctgcagagcatcctcactcacacgcacacacatatagacAGGTCTGATACACACCTGCACGGAGCGGACATCACAGTAGACGGACAGCTGCAG GCAATCCAGGTGGTCATCGGAGGTCTGATTCTGTGTCTGAGTGCGTCTGTGCTGCAGGTCCATGAGGTCCACTTCACAGGAGACATCGCTCTCTTCCTCGTCGTGGTCATACAG GTGACTCTGTCTGGCTCAGTGTTGATCCATGCTGGGAGGAGACCAACTCTGTTCTGG GTGAAATGTCTCCTGATCCTTCACCTCATCAGCGCTGCGTTCGCCACAGCCGCTCTGGGTCTGATGTCCAAACACCTGCCCTACCGCCAGGACTCGTACCACTGTGAACACTGCCGCAGGCTGGAGCTGCATGCCGTG CAACATTGTTTCAGGAAATGCACCGGGCTGATCGAGCAAAAGTGTAAA CTGTTGATCGACGGGATCCTTGGGACGCTGGTGATCTTCCTGGTCCTGGAGCTGCTGATCTGTATCACCGTCATGCTGTTTGGGCTGAGTGTCCTCGCTGCAGGGGGAACCAGG acTCCAAGCCAGCGACCTACCTATCCAAAGAGTGCCCCCCCAgctgccacacctgctccacTTGCTCAGGCCATCCCAGAGGTGTATGTTGCTCCAGCTGCAGCCGAGCCATCTCAG GTAGAAGTGGTTGTGACTGAACCAGACTCAGACCAGGTGGAGGACATCTCAACCCCGCCCACTGAACCACAGGTGGAGCCCATAGAAGACGCAGACACAAACCCttga
- the si:dkey-81h8.1 gene encoding uncharacterized protein si:dkey-81h8.1 isoform X3 yields MMSQDDKDPMPVTGNLSPRQLQSLVKMEPKTLGAIQVVIGGLILCLSASVLQVHEVHFTGDIALFLVVVIQVTLSGSVLIHAGRRPTLFWVKCLLILHLISAAFATAALGLMSKHLPYRQDSYHCEHCRRLELHAVQHCFRKCTGLIEQKCKLLIDGILGTLVIFLVLELLICITVMLFGLSVLAAGGTRTPSQRPTYPKSAPPAATPAPLAQAIPEVYVAPAAAEPSQQVEVVVTEPDSDQVEDISTPPTEPQVEPIEDADTNP; encoded by the exons AT GATGTCTCAGGATGACAAAGACCCGATGCCTGTCACGGGGAATCTCTCCCCGAGACAGCTGCAGAGTCTGGTCAAGATGGAGCCCAAGACTCTGGGA GCAATCCAGGTGGTCATCGGAGGTCTGATTCTGTGTCTGAGTGCGTCTGTGCTGCAGGTCCATGAGGTCCACTTCACAGGAGACATCGCTCTCTTCCTCGTCGTGGTCATACAG GTGACTCTGTCTGGCTCAGTGTTGATCCATGCTGGGAGGAGACCAACTCTGTTCTGG GTGAAATGTCTCCTGATCCTTCACCTCATCAGCGCTGCGTTCGCCACAGCCGCTCTGGGTCTGATGTCCAAACACCTGCCCTACCGCCAGGACTCGTACCACTGTGAACACTGCCGCAGGCTGGAGCTGCATGCCGTG CAACATTGTTTCAGGAAATGCACCGGGCTGATCGAGCAAAAGTGTAAA CTGTTGATCGACGGGATCCTTGGGACGCTGGTGATCTTCCTGGTCCTGGAGCTGCTGATCTGTATCACCGTCATGCTGTTTGGGCTGAGTGTCCTCGCTGCAGGGGGAACCAGG acTCCAAGCCAGCGACCTACCTATCCAAAGAGTGCCCCCCCAgctgccacacctgctccacTTGCTCAGGCCATCCCAGAGGTGTATGTTGCTCCAGCTGCAGCCGAGCCATCTCAG CAGGTAGAAGTGGTTGTGACTGAACCAGACTCAGACCAGGTGGAGGACATCTCAACCCCGCCCACTGAACCACAGGTGGAGCCCATAGAAGACGCAGACACAAACCCttga
- the si:dkey-81h8.1 gene encoding uncharacterized protein si:dkey-81h8.1 isoform X4, protein MSQDDKDPMPVTGNLSPRQLQSLVKMEPKTLGAIQVVIGGLILCLSASVLQVHEVHFTGDIALFLVVVIQVTLSGSVLIHAGRRPTLFWVKCLLILHLISAAFATAALGLMSKHLPYRQDSYHCEHCRRLELHAVQHCFRKCTGLIEQKCKLLIDGILGTLVIFLVLELLICITVMLFGLSVLAAGGTRTPSQRPTYPKSAPPAATPAPLAQAIPEVYVAPAAAEPSQQVEVVVTEPDSDQVEDISTPPTEPQVEPIEDADTNP, encoded by the exons ATGTCTCAGGATGACAAAGACCCGATGCCTGTCACGGGGAATCTCTCCCCGAGACAGCTGCAGAGTCTGGTCAAGATGGAGCCCAAGACTCTGGGA GCAATCCAGGTGGTCATCGGAGGTCTGATTCTGTGTCTGAGTGCGTCTGTGCTGCAGGTCCATGAGGTCCACTTCACAGGAGACATCGCTCTCTTCCTCGTCGTGGTCATACAG GTGACTCTGTCTGGCTCAGTGTTGATCCATGCTGGGAGGAGACCAACTCTGTTCTGG GTGAAATGTCTCCTGATCCTTCACCTCATCAGCGCTGCGTTCGCCACAGCCGCTCTGGGTCTGATGTCCAAACACCTGCCCTACCGCCAGGACTCGTACCACTGTGAACACTGCCGCAGGCTGGAGCTGCATGCCGTG CAACATTGTTTCAGGAAATGCACCGGGCTGATCGAGCAAAAGTGTAAA CTGTTGATCGACGGGATCCTTGGGACGCTGGTGATCTTCCTGGTCCTGGAGCTGCTGATCTGTATCACCGTCATGCTGTTTGGGCTGAGTGTCCTCGCTGCAGGGGGAACCAGG acTCCAAGCCAGCGACCTACCTATCCAAAGAGTGCCCCCCCAgctgccacacctgctccacTTGCTCAGGCCATCCCAGAGGTGTATGTTGCTCCAGCTGCAGCCGAGCCATCTCAG CAGGTAGAAGTGGTTGTGACTGAACCAGACTCAGACCAGGTGGAGGACATCTCAACCCCGCCCACTGAACCACAGGTGGAGCCCATAGAAGACGCAGACACAAACCCttga
- the si:dkey-81h8.1 gene encoding uncharacterized protein si:dkey-81h8.1 isoform X5: MSQDDKDPMPVTGNLSPRQLQSLVKMEPKTLGAIQVVIGGLILCLSASVLQVHEVHFTGDIALFLVVVIQVTLSGSVLIHAGRRPTLFWVKCLLILHLISAAFATAALGLMSKHLPYRQDSYHCEHCRRLELHAVLLIDGILGTLVIFLVLELLICITVMLFGLSVLAAGGTRTPSQRPTYPKSAPPAATPAPLAQAIPEVYVAPAAAEPSQQVEVVVTEPDSDQVEDISTPPTEPQVEPIEDADTNP, encoded by the exons ATGTCTCAGGATGACAAAGACCCGATGCCTGTCACGGGGAATCTCTCCCCGAGACAGCTGCAGAGTCTGGTCAAGATGGAGCCCAAGACTCTGGGA GCAATCCAGGTGGTCATCGGAGGTCTGATTCTGTGTCTGAGTGCGTCTGTGCTGCAGGTCCATGAGGTCCACTTCACAGGAGACATCGCTCTCTTCCTCGTCGTGGTCATACAG GTGACTCTGTCTGGCTCAGTGTTGATCCATGCTGGGAGGAGACCAACTCTGTTCTGG GTGAAATGTCTCCTGATCCTTCACCTCATCAGCGCTGCGTTCGCCACAGCCGCTCTGGGTCTGATGTCCAAACACCTGCCCTACCGCCAGGACTCGTACCACTGTGAACACTGCCGCAGGCTGGAGCTGCATGCCGTG CTGTTGATCGACGGGATCCTTGGGACGCTGGTGATCTTCCTGGTCCTGGAGCTGCTGATCTGTATCACCGTCATGCTGTTTGGGCTGAGTGTCCTCGCTGCAGGGGGAACCAGG acTCCAAGCCAGCGACCTACCTATCCAAAGAGTGCCCCCCCAgctgccacacctgctccacTTGCTCAGGCCATCCCAGAGGTGTATGTTGCTCCAGCTGCAGCCGAGCCATCTCAG CAGGTAGAAGTGGTTGTGACTGAACCAGACTCAGACCAGGTGGAGGACATCTCAACCCCGCCCACTGAACCACAGGTGGAGCCCATAGAAGACGCAGACACAAACCCttga